In Stegostoma tigrinum isolate sSteTig4 chromosome 12, sSteTig4.hap1, whole genome shotgun sequence, the following proteins share a genomic window:
- the dleu7 gene encoding leukemia-associated protein 7, giving the protein MQSPVAPLQICIAHQQSALSILHQYLQDQRHHGPAQPSPSQNPRSSSPLRQAGSSCGTRRIPASATHSKRRTILQVARESKLTRLTGFISGLLDLEQNALSALLETHLHVECKLSAELRNLCSRMAAREDCLRLDADLKAIEECLRDIALQLLSSLSSNKSGSHLQTIPVLKELFKKFLVI; this is encoded by the exons ATGCAAAGTCCTGTAGCCCCCCTGCAAATCTGCATCGCCCACCAGCAGTCCGCCTTAAGTATTCTGCACCAATACCTCCAGGATCAGCGGCACCATGGTCCGGCCCAGCCCAGCCCTTCTCAGAACCCCAGGAGCAGCTCTCCGCTGAGGCAAGCCGGCTCCAGCTGCGGGACCAGGAGGATCCCAGCCTCAGCTACTCACAGCAAACGCAGGACCATCCTGCAGGTCGCCCGAGAGAGCAAGTTAACCCGGTTAACAGGCTTCATTTCAGGTTTACTGGATCTGGAACAAAATGCATTGTCTGCACTGCTAGAGACGCACCTCCACGTGGAGTGTAAG CTCAGCGCCGAGCTCAGAAATCTCTGCAGTCGCATGGCAGCCCGAGAAGACTGTCTCCGATTGGATGCGGATCTGAAAGCGATCGAGGAGTGTTTGCGAGACATTGCCCTGCAGCTGTTAAGTTCGCTGTCCTCAAACAAGTCAGGTTCACATCTGCAGACCATTCCCGTGCTGAAAGAACTCTTTAAAAAGTTCTTGGTTATTTGA